A section of the Neorhizobium galegae bv. orientalis str. HAMBI 540 genome encodes:
- a CDS encoding papain-like cysteine protease family protein, translating into MKRRQLLKSFAALGVGSLVSPQASYAYSRCMAAMNPMGKVCESGVKLPRVQHSYRDQELNQWCWAASISMIFAFHGYRISQREIVKAVYGREVNLPAMAGRTISSQLSRDWVDNDGLEFSVEIEGLYDFDAGITGLTNSMIIDALNDERPLIMGTRSHAMVLTSIAYVPVPGNPQIFNIGLADPWPGAGLRGARNQGELYPMHLGGDLRYLALPKVV; encoded by the coding sequence ATGAAGCGCCGTCAGCTACTCAAGTCATTTGCCGCATTGGGAGTGGGCTCTCTCGTGTCTCCGCAGGCCAGTTACGCCTATAGTCGCTGTATGGCCGCAATGAATCCGATGGGGAAGGTTTGCGAATCCGGAGTTAAGCTCCCACGGGTTCAGCACTCCTATCGAGATCAGGAGCTCAATCAGTGGTGCTGGGCTGCATCCATTTCGATGATCTTTGCATTCCACGGGTATCGCATCTCACAGCGCGAGATCGTCAAGGCTGTCTACGGTCGAGAGGTCAATCTGCCAGCAATGGCCGGTCGCACCATTTCCTCTCAGCTCAGCCGGGACTGGGTTGACAATGATGGCCTTGAGTTTTCAGTGGAAATTGAAGGCTTGTATGATTTCGACGCCGGCATCACCGGTTTGACCAATTCGATGATCATCGACGCGTTGAATGATGAACGGCCATTGATTATGGGAACTCGATCCCATGCCATGGTATTGACCAGCATCGCGTATGTTCCTGTCCCTGGAAACCCGCAGATTTTCAATATCGGTTTAGCCGACCCGTGGCCTGGTGCCGGTCTCCGGGGTGCGCGGAATCAGGGAGAATTATATCCCATGCATCTTGGGGGTGATCTGCGTTACTTGGCGCTCCCTAAAGTTGTCTGA
- a CDS encoding DUF4019 domain-containing protein, which translates to MVIPPADNHPQGLIDGKININNLLGFGFGVFFVTVILVFAVGFPNPTQFQYYVFIVVLSLAAAGVGAILPGALGIEWGGAIAGVPVVKAGGALGLFVVVLAFSPVLQTAAVRLVEPTVPVEPVALTYLQATDTGDMQKAWNLMDEEAKGLVVPNVQDWEVTYRNFRVPLGLLESRLLVGTTGMNSPTGVPIGLYRGLTYKSKFSADEGQCRAEVVVLRATQDLQWKVFSHQISPTRMPC; encoded by the coding sequence ATGGTTATTCCTCCAGCCGATAATCATCCACAAGGTCTAATCGACGGCAAAATCAATATAAACAATCTGCTCGGGTTCGGTTTCGGCGTCTTCTTCGTCACCGTCATACTGGTATTCGCTGTGGGGTTTCCAAATCCCACGCAGTTTCAATACTACGTTTTTATTGTTGTTCTTTCGCTTGCTGCTGCTGGTGTCGGAGCGATTCTACCGGGTGCACTTGGAATAGAGTGGGGCGGCGCCATTGCCGGCGTTCCTGTGGTTAAGGCGGGCGGCGCGCTCGGTCTATTTGTTGTGGTGCTGGCGTTCAGTCCGGTCTTGCAGACCGCGGCCGTTCGGTTGGTGGAGCCTACGGTTCCGGTTGAACCCGTTGCCCTTACCTATCTTCAAGCGACAGATACAGGTGACATGCAGAAGGCATGGAATCTTATGGATGAAGAAGCCAAAGGACTGGTCGTGCCGAATGTGCAGGACTGGGAAGTCACATACCGGAATTTCCGGGTGCCGCTCGGTTTGTTGGAGTCCCGCTTGCTGGTTGGAACGACAGGAATGAACTCTCCGACGGGTGTGCCCATCGGTCTCTATCGAGGGCTAACTTACAAATCAAAATTCAGTGCCGATGAGGGCCAGTGCCGTGCCGAGGTCGTTGTCTTGCGTGCAACTCAAGATTTGCAATGGAAGGTCTTTAGCCACCAAATTTCACCCACACGCATGCCGTGCTGA